A single window of Leptolyngbya ohadii IS1 DNA harbors:
- a CDS encoding NADP-dependent isocitrate dehydrogenase, whose product MYEKIQPPTTGEKITFQNGEPIVPDNPIIPFIRGDGTGVDIWPAAQRVFDAAVEKAYGGKRKIVWFKVYAGDEACELYGTYQYLPQDTLTAIQEYGVAIKGPLTTPVGGGIRSLNVALRQIFDLYACIRPCKYYAGTPSPHKTPEKLDVIVYRENTEDIYLGIEWKQGSEIGTKLIKILNEDLIPATPEHGKKQIPLDAGIGIKPISKTGSQRLVRRAMRHALRLPPNKQMVTLVHKGNIMKYTEGAFRDWGYELAKSEFRQECVTERESWILDNKDRKPDLSVEDNARQIEPGYDALTPEKQAQICKEVQSVLDEIGATHGNGQWKTKVMVNDRIADSIFQQIQTRPDEYSILATMNLNGDYLSDAAAAIVGGLGMGPGANIGDSSAVFEATHGTAPKHAGLDRINPGSVILSGVMMLEYMGWQEAADLIKQGIGAAISNREVTYDLARLMEPPVEPPLKCSEFAEAIVRHFDD is encoded by the coding sequence ATGTACGAAAAAATTCAGCCACCCACGACTGGCGAAAAAATTACCTTCCAAAACGGTGAGCCGATCGTTCCCGACAACCCAATCATTCCCTTTATTCGCGGCGATGGGACGGGCGTAGATATCTGGCCCGCTGCCCAGCGTGTATTCGATGCTGCCGTCGAGAAAGCCTATGGTGGCAAGCGCAAAATCGTTTGGTTCAAGGTCTATGCGGGAGACGAAGCCTGCGAGCTGTACGGCACCTACCAGTATTTGCCCCAGGACACCCTGACTGCAATCCAGGAATATGGGGTGGCAATCAAAGGTCCCCTGACGACTCCCGTGGGGGGTGGAATTCGATCGCTCAACGTGGCGCTACGGCAAATTTTTGACCTGTATGCCTGCATCCGTCCCTGCAAATACTACGCGGGCACACCCTCGCCCCACAAAACGCCAGAAAAGCTGGACGTGATCGTCTATCGGGAGAACACCGAGGATATCTACCTGGGCATTGAGTGGAAACAGGGCAGCGAAATCGGCACGAAGCTGATCAAAATCCTAAACGAGGATCTGATTCCCGCTACGCCTGAACACGGCAAAAAGCAGATTCCCTTAGATGCGGGGATTGGCATCAAGCCCATCAGCAAAACTGGATCACAGCGGCTCGTCCGTCGTGCCATGCGTCACGCTCTGCGTCTGCCCCCGAATAAGCAAATGGTAACGCTGGTTCACAAAGGCAACATCATGAAGTACACCGAAGGGGCGTTTCGTGACTGGGGCTATGAACTGGCAAAGAGCGAGTTCCGGCAGGAGTGCGTCACCGAGCGGGAGTCCTGGATTCTGGACAACAAGGATCGCAAGCCCGACCTGAGCGTGGAAGACAATGCGCGGCAGATTGAACCCGGCTACGATGCCCTCACCCCCGAAAAGCAGGCGCAAATCTGTAAGGAAGTGCAGTCCGTCCTGGATGAGATTGGCGCAACCCACGGCAACGGACAGTGGAAGACCAAAGTGATGGTGAACGATCGCATTGCCGACAGCATCTTCCAGCAAATCCAGACCCGCCCAGACGAATACTCGATTCTGGCAACCATGAACCTGAACGGCGATTATCTTTCTGATGCAGCAGCGGCGATCGTGGGTGGACTGGGCATGGGTCCGGGTGCGAATATCGGCGATTCCTCCGCAGTTTTTGAAGCGACCCACGGAACGGCTCCCAAACACGCCGGACTCGATCGGATTAACCCCGGTTCAGTGATTCTGTCGGGCGTGATGATGCTGGAGTATATGGGCTGGCAGGAAGCTGCTGATCTGATTAAGCAGGGCATTGGAGCCGCCATTTCTAACCGGGAAGTGACCTATGACCTCGCACGTCTGATGGAACCCCCTGTAGAACCACCGCTGAAATGCTCCGAATTTGCTGAGGCGATCGTGCGTCATTTCGACGACTAG
- a CDS encoding phytochelatin synthase family protein, whose product MMLRKRIALLQFALVGLCLTSGQIAARSIAQTLPLSDNLIAFNSPQGEELFLESRARQDFWNLSSQFVTQVNQAYCGVASMVMILNSIGIPAPIAPQYDPYHVFTQENFFDNEAARQVIAPEVVQRQGLTLDELGQLLQSYSVKSTVYHAGDTSLEDFRRLAIANLNEPQNYILINYLRREIGQERGGHISPIAAYHAETDRFLILDVARYKYPPVWVKADDLWRSMNTMDSTSGKTRGFVLVSKE is encoded by the coding sequence ATGATGCTAAGAAAAAGAATTGCGCTGCTTCAGTTTGCTTTGGTTGGGCTGTGTCTCACATCGGGACAAATTGCCGCACGATCGATCGCCCAAACCCTCCCACTATCGGATAACCTGATTGCGTTTAACTCGCCTCAAGGGGAGGAACTATTTCTCGAAAGTCGTGCCCGACAGGATTTCTGGAATCTGAGCAGCCAGTTTGTGACTCAGGTGAATCAAGCCTATTGCGGCGTTGCCAGTATGGTGATGATTCTCAATAGTATTGGCATTCCTGCGCCGATCGCCCCCCAGTACGACCCCTATCACGTCTTCACCCAGGAGAACTTCTTTGACAACGAAGCCGCCAGACAGGTGATCGCACCGGAAGTCGTGCAGCGGCAGGGCTTAACGTTAGATGAATTGGGGCAACTGCTGCAAAGCTACTCGGTCAAATCCACGGTTTACCATGCAGGCGATACCTCGCTGGAGGACTTTCGCAGACTGGCGATCGCCAACCTCAATGAGCCGCAAAACTATATTCTGATTAACTATCTGCGTCGAGAAATCGGGCAGGAGCGAGGCGGACACATTTCCCCGATCGCCGCTTACCATGCCGAAACCGATCGCTTTTTGATTCTGGACGTGGCTCGCTACAAATATCCGCCCGTTTGGGTGAAAGCCGATGACCTGTGGCGATCGATGAACACAATGGATTCCACTTCGGGCAAAACCAGGGGATTTGTACTCGTTAGCAAGGAATGA
- a CDS encoding Vat family streptogramin A O-acetyltransferase: MNYPDPNNPHPMAGFPQVCFIKNTVTNPNISIGDYTYYDDPEDSENFDRNVLYHFPFIGDKLIIGKFCAIARGAKFIMNGGTHRMSGFSTFPFEIFGQGWERVASQTDDSAYKGDTVIGNDVWIGYEAVIMPGVQVGDGAIIAAKSVVTKDVAPYAIVGGNPAKQIRQRFPDEIIQKLLELAWWNWDIEKITRNLEAIVSADIEALANCR; encoded by the coding sequence ATGAACTATCCTGACCCCAACAATCCGCATCCGATGGCAGGCTTTCCGCAGGTTTGCTTTATCAAAAACACGGTCACGAATCCCAATATTTCGATCGGCGATTACACCTACTACGACGATCCGGAGGACTCGGAAAATTTCGATCGCAACGTGCTGTATCACTTCCCCTTCATCGGAGACAAGCTGATCATCGGCAAATTCTGCGCGATCGCCAGAGGCGCGAAGTTCATCATGAATGGCGGAACCCATCGGATGTCAGGCTTCTCGACCTTTCCGTTTGAAATTTTTGGGCAGGGCTGGGAGCGGGTTGCATCGCAGACGGACGATTCCGCTTATAAAGGCGATACGGTGATCGGCAACGATGTCTGGATTGGCTACGAAGCGGTGATCATGCCAGGAGTGCAGGTTGGAGATGGGGCAATCATCGCGGCAAAATCGGTCGTCACTAAAGATGTCGCGCCCTACGCGATCGTTGGCGGCAATCCGGCAAAGCAAATTCGACAGCGATTCCCCGATGAAATTATCCAAAAACTTCTAGAACTTGCTTGGTGGAACTGGGACATCGAAAAAATTACTAGAAATTTGGAGGCGATCGTCAGTGCCGATATTGAAGCCCTAGCAAACTGCCGATAG
- the fba gene encoding class II fructose-bisphosphate aldolase (catalyzes the reversible aldol condensation of dihydroxyacetonephosphate and glyceraldehyde 3-phosphate in the Calvin cycle, glycolysis, and/or gluconeogenesis), which translates to MALVPMRLLLDHAAENGYGIPAFNVNNMEQIQSIMQAANETDSPVILQASRGARKYAGENFLRHLILAAVETYPHIPIVMHQDHGNEPATCYSAIKNGFTSVMMDGSLEADAKTPASYEYNVNVTAEVVKVAHAIGASVEGELGCLGSLETGKGEAEDGHGFEGELDHSMLLTDPDEAVDFVDRTQVDALAVAIGTSHGAYKFTRKPTGEILAISRIEEIHRRLPNTHLVMHGSSSVPEDLLALINEYGGAIPETYGVPVEEIQKGIKSGVRKINIDTDCRLAITAAVREALMKKPSEFDPRYFLKPSIQYMQKVCADRYQQFGTAGNASKIKQLSLEDYAAKYVKGELAQVVKRTVGV; encoded by the coding sequence ATGGCACTTGTGCCAATGCGACTGCTGCTGGATCACGCCGCCGAGAATGGATACGGCATTCCTGCGTTCAATGTCAACAACATGGAGCAGATCCAGTCAATCATGCAGGCTGCGAACGAAACTGATAGCCCTGTGATTCTGCAAGCTTCTCGTGGTGCCCGCAAGTACGCTGGGGAAAACTTCCTCCGTCACCTGATTCTGGCTGCGGTTGAAACCTATCCTCATATTCCGATCGTGATGCACCAGGATCACGGTAACGAGCCTGCAACCTGCTACTCCGCAATCAAGAACGGCTTCACCAGCGTCATGATGGACGGTTCTCTGGAAGCAGACGCTAAGACCCCCGCTAGCTACGAGTACAACGTCAACGTCACTGCTGAAGTGGTGAAAGTGGCTCACGCGATCGGCGCATCTGTAGAAGGTGAGCTGGGCTGTCTGGGTTCGCTGGAGACGGGCAAAGGGGAAGCGGAAGATGGTCATGGCTTCGAGGGTGAACTCGATCACTCCATGCTGCTGACCGACCCTGATGAGGCAGTTGACTTTGTGGATCGAACCCAGGTAGACGCTCTGGCGGTTGCCATTGGAACCAGCCACGGTGCATATAAGTTCACCCGTAAGCCGACTGGTGAAATCTTGGCAATCAGCCGCATCGAAGAAATCCACCGTCGTCTGCCCAACACCCACCTCGTGATGCACGGTTCTTCTTCCGTTCCTGAAGATCTGCTGGCGCTGATCAACGAGTACGGCGGCGCAATCCCCGAAACCTATGGTGTACCCGTGGAAGAAATCCAGAAGGGCATCAAGAGCGGCGTTCGTAAGATCAACATCGACACCGACTGCCGTTTGGCAATCACCGCTGCGGTACGGGAAGCTCTGATGAAGAAGCCTTCTGAGTTTGACCCCCGCTACTTCCTGAAGCCTTCCATCCAGTACATGCAGAAAGTTTGTGCCGATCGCTATCAGCAGTTTGGCACGGCTGGCAATGCTTCCAAGATCAAGCAACTCAGCCTGGAAGACTATGCTGCCAAGTACGTGAAGGGCGAACTGGCTCAGGTAGTCAAGCGCACGGTAGGCGTGTAA